The Colias croceus chromosome 23, ilColCroc2.1 genome window below encodes:
- the LOC123702238 gene encoding uncharacterized protein LOC123702238: MVLIEQISALIDFLENHQDLALGYCSRTNEGRSLSKRYWMECAQILNSISVDCPNKTPAEWRTFYNEYKSKTLKKIKSQKSEISATGGGPAKKISLTPPGVRHNPLTPSITLPVVPASPTTSTNFQFENNSFSILDNYEVPVTIVTDELGENVEISMEQENLGEPSTTDQPLGQPSTTDQPLGQPSTTDQPLGQPSTTDQPLGQPSTTDRPPKRRHRPARRYAAEDRDRDHTALEAAQSRLEAIEARNAEATLKQAQATNNLAAAIERLSSTTEKMVDLIGQLVTSVPKKKLRKILISSDSESD, translated from the exons atggtGCTAATAGAGCAAATTTCGGCTCTAATTGATTTTTTGGAAAACCACCAAGACCTGGCGCTTGGCTACTGCAGCCGCACCAATGAAGGGCGAAGTTTAAGCAAAAGATATTGGATGGAATGCGCccaaattttaaattccatATCGGTGGACTGCCCCAATAAAACTCCCGCAGAATGGCGCaca ttctacaatGAATACAAAAGCAAAaccttaaagaaaattaaatcacAGAAGAGTGAAATAAGTGCAACAG GTGGTGGTcctgcaaaaaaaatatcattaaccCCACCTGGTGTCCGACACAACCCACTCACT cCTTCTATCACGCTTCCTGTGGTGCCTGCTAGTCCTACTACTAGTACTAATTTTCAATTTGAGAACAATTCTTTCTC aaTATTAGACAATTACGAAGTGCCTGTGACAATTGTCACAGATGAGCTTGGGGAAAATGTAGAAATAAG cATGGAACAGGAAAATTTGGGTGAGCCATCTACCACCGACCAGCCTTTGGGTCAGCCATCTACCACCGACCAGCCTTTGGGTCAGCCATCTACCACCGACCAGCCTTTGGGTCAGCCATCTACCACCGACCAGCCTTTGGGTCAGCCATCTACCACCGACCGGCCTCCAAAGCGACGCCATCGCCCTGCACGGCGTTATGCAGCGGAAG atagagatAGAGACCATACAGCTCTCGAAGCTGCTCAATCAAGGCTGGAGGCTATTGAAGCCAGGAACGCCGAGGCTACTTTAAAACAGGCTCAGGCAACCAACAACTTAGCTGCAGCCATTGAACGACTGAGCTCCACCACAGAAAAGATGGTGGACCTTATAGGCCAACTTGTGACATCTGTGccaaaaaag AAACTCCGCAAAATCCTGATATCATCAGATTCTGAATCTGACTAA